The following coding sequences lie in one Allochromatium vinosum DSM 180 genomic window:
- the clpA gene encoding ATP-dependent Clp protease ATP-binding subunit ClpA, which produces MLSKELEFTLNRAFKEARAKHHEYMTVEHMLLSLLDNPTAAKVLRACGADAERLRREIATFIEETTPLIPPNEERDTQPTLGFQRVLQRAVFHVQSAGKKEVTGANVLVALFSEQDSQAVYLLNQQDVTRLDVVNYISHGISKVPGENRDEDGHGGGEADEARGEEKEGASPLESFTTNLNELARQGRIDPLIGRAPEVERTIQILCRRRKNNPLFVGEAGVGKTAIAEGLAKKIVDGEVPEVLANAVIYSLDLGGLVAGTKYRGDFEKRLKAVLAQLKRQPHAILFIDEIHTIIGAGSASGGVMDASNLIKPVLASGDLRCIGSTTYQEYRGIFEKDRALARRFQKIDVEEPSVEETVEILKGLKSRFEAHHQVSYTQPALRAAAELSARHINDRHLPDKAIDVIDEAGAHVQLMAPSKRKKRIDVADVEAIVAKIARIPPKRVSASDAESLKNLDRDLKMVVYGQDAAIDALTSAIRMNRSGLGHEEKPIGSFLFTGPTGVGKTEVTRQLARILGMELLRFDMSEYMERHTVSRLIGAPPGYVGFDQGGLLTEQINKHPHAVLLLDEIEKAHPDVFNLLLQVMDHGTLTDNNGRKADFRNVVLVMTTNAGAEETSRRSIGFTEQNHATDGMEALKRYFTPEFRNRLDSIVQFGPLGEDTILNVVDKFIFELEQQLEEKKVALTIDQDARRWLADTGYDPKMGARPMARIIQQHIKKPLANELLFGDLVGGGSVRVFIQDGQVAFEINGEVREL; this is translated from the coding sequence ATGCTGAGCAAAGAACTCGAATTCACGCTGAACCGGGCCTTCAAGGAGGCTCGGGCCAAGCACCACGAATACATGACCGTGGAGCACATGCTGCTGTCGCTGCTCGACAACCCGACCGCCGCCAAGGTGTTGCGAGCCTGCGGCGCGGATGCCGAGCGGTTGCGCCGCGAGATCGCGACCTTCATCGAGGAGACCACGCCGCTGATCCCGCCCAACGAGGAGCGCGACACCCAGCCGACGCTCGGGTTCCAGCGCGTGCTCCAGCGGGCCGTCTTCCATGTCCAGTCGGCGGGCAAGAAGGAAGTGACTGGCGCCAATGTGCTGGTGGCGTTGTTCAGCGAACAGGACTCCCAGGCCGTCTATCTGCTCAATCAGCAGGACGTGACCCGGCTCGACGTGGTCAATTACATCTCGCACGGCATCTCCAAGGTGCCGGGTGAGAATCGTGACGAAGACGGTCATGGCGGCGGCGAGGCCGATGAGGCACGCGGCGAGGAGAAGGAAGGCGCCAGCCCGCTGGAGAGCTTCACCACCAATCTCAACGAGCTGGCGCGTCAGGGGCGGATCGATCCGCTGATCGGGCGCGCGCCCGAGGTCGAGCGCACCATCCAGATCCTGTGCCGGCGGCGCAAGAACAATCCGCTGTTCGTCGGCGAGGCTGGCGTGGGCAAGACGGCGATCGCCGAGGGGCTGGCCAAGAAGATCGTCGATGGCGAGGTGCCGGAAGTGCTGGCCAATGCCGTGATCTATTCACTGGATCTCGGCGGTCTGGTGGCCGGGACCAAGTATCGCGGCGACTTCGAGAAGCGGCTCAAGGCGGTGCTCGCCCAGCTCAAGCGCCAGCCGCACGCCATCCTCTTCATCGACGAGATCCACACCATCATCGGCGCCGGTTCGGCCTCGGGCGGGGTGATGGATGCCTCCAACCTCATCAAGCCGGTGCTGGCCTCGGGCGACCTGCGCTGCATCGGCTCGACCACCTATCAGGAATATCGCGGCATCTTCGAGAAGGACCGGGCGCTGGCGCGTCGCTTCCAGAAGATCGACGTCGAAGAACCCTCGGTCGAGGAGACCGTCGAGATCCTCAAGGGCCTGAAATCGCGCTTCGAGGCCCATCATCAGGTCAGCTACACCCAACCGGCGCTGCGCGCGGCGGCCGAGCTCTCGGCGCGTCACATCAACGACCGCCATCTACCCGACAAGGCGATCGACGTCATCGACGAGGCCGGCGCCCATGTGCAGCTCATGGCCCCGTCCAAGCGCAAGAAGCGCATCGATGTCGCCGACGTCGAGGCGATCGTGGCCAAGATCGCGCGCATCCCACCCAAGCGGGTGTCGGCCTCGGACGCCGAGTCGCTCAAGAATCTCGACCGCGATCTCAAGATGGTGGTCTATGGCCAAGACGCGGCCATCGATGCCCTGACCTCGGCGATTCGCATGAACCGCTCCGGGCTGGGTCACGAGGAAAAGCCGATCGGTTCGTTCCTGTTCACCGGGCCGACGGGTGTGGGCAAGACCGAGGTCACGCGCCAGCTCGCGCGCATCCTGGGCATGGAGCTGCTGCGCTTCGATATGTCCGAGTACATGGAGCGGCACACCGTCTCGCGGCTGATCGGCGCCCCGCCCGGCTATGTCGGTTTCGATCAGGGCGGGCTGCTGACCGAGCAGATCAACAAGCATCCGCATGCCGTGCTGCTGCTCGACGAGATCGAGAAGGCGCATCCCGATGTCTTCAACCTGCTGTTGCAGGTGATGGACCACGGCACCCTGACCGACAACAACGGACGCAAGGCCGATTTCCGCAACGTGGTGCTGGTGATGACCACCAATGCGGGCGCCGAGGAAACCTCGCGCCGTTCGATCGGCTTCACCGAGCAGAACCACGCCACCGACGGCATGGAGGCACTCAAGCGCTACTTCACGCCCGAGTTCCGCAACCGGCTCGATAGCATCGTCCAGTTCGGCCCGCTCGGCGAGGACACCATTCTCAACGTGGTCGACAAGTTCATCTTCGAGCTGGAGCAGCAACTCGAAGAGAAGAAGGTCGCGCTGACCATCGACCAGGATGCGCGCCGCTGGCTGGCCGACACCGGCTATGACCCCAAGATGGGCGCGCGGCCCATGGCGCGCATCATCCAGCAGCACATCAAGAAGCCGCTGGCCAATGAGCTGCTGTTCGGCGATCTGGTGGGCGGCGGCTCGGTGCGGGTCTTCATCCAGGACGGTCAGGTCGCCTTCGAGATCAATGGCGAGGTGCGCGAGCTCTGA
- the pufQ gene encoding cytochrome PufQ encodes MRARTRRLTDPGPLSAAWPNATWITPSIALP; translated from the coding sequence ATCCGGGCCCGGACGCGGCGCTTGACCGATCCGGGTCCGCTCTCGGCTGCCTGGCCAAACGCGACCTGGATCACACCTTCCATCGCTCTACCATGA
- a CDS encoding Cache 3/Cache 2 fusion domain-containing protein → MIGQRFVGGRSVAMALTLAAVGVIAVLMGAFAIGVAQFNHSLMERKVIAQLEQQSKLVRSMLANHDSALREEAHRLMEQLAARFGSVFTLNPEEPVLVGDQITPALYDGERRLTLDDSVLERFTKATDAVATLFVRRDNDFVRVATTLRDEQGERAVGTLLASDHPALPALLAGEEFIGRATLFGRDHMTVYRPMLNARREVIGAFFIGLDMTAGLDHLKHEILSIRIGETGYFYALDARPGPDFGRLVIHPAQEGTNILDARDADGRAFIREILERKEGVIHYPWINRETGETAPRMKVVAYTHFPAWDWVIGGGSYDDELSRDSVLLRNLTLGAALVVVAVLALILFWLTRRLVGRPLGEATRIFERIGAGHYDNPIDTTRRDEIGTLFDALARMQTSLDARTRADARISAEALRIKSALDKSSTNMMVSDRDGIIIYANEALLRMLRLAESDLRRDLPEFSVDSLLGSHLDIFHRQPERQQSMLATLQNNHLAQVRLGGRTFRMIFNPVINDQGERLGTVVEWTDRTSEVETETELASLLEAAVQGDFSRRLTLEGKTGFFHELADGLNRLVDILSAGLTDVAQVLAAIAQGDLSRRIESDYAGTFGRLKDDTNLTVERLREVVTGIKESTDAINTAATEIASGNSDLSIRTETQAGTLEKTASAMEELNATVKQNAHNAQEANQLAQDSNRVAARGGELVRHVVDNMGRIQDSSRQIADIIGVIDSIAFQTNILALNAAVEAARAGEQGRGFAVVAAEVRNLAQRSGQAAREIKTLIVGSVEQVEDGVKLVEQAGQTMNEIVDSFQQVTTLVTEIAVASRQQSSGIEQVSRAVTQLDEVTQQNAALVEEAAAAAESLEEQARSLARAVALFHLDGQTVGQAAAAIDRSAPTGGRGVAALPRPDQRASSSSASRSRQRSM, encoded by the coding sequence ATGATCGGACAGAGATTCGTTGGCGGCCGCTCGGTGGCCATGGCCCTGACCTTGGCCGCTGTCGGGGTGATCGCGGTTCTGATGGGCGCCTTCGCCATCGGCGTGGCCCAGTTCAACCACTCGCTCATGGAACGCAAGGTCATCGCCCAGCTCGAACAGCAGAGCAAGCTGGTGCGCTCCATGCTCGCCAACCATGATTCGGCGCTGCGCGAGGAGGCCCATCGACTGATGGAGCAACTGGCTGCGCGCTTCGGCTCGGTCTTCACGCTGAACCCCGAAGAGCCGGTGCTGGTCGGCGACCAGATCACCCCGGCGCTCTACGACGGCGAGCGTCGACTCACGCTCGACGACAGCGTTCTCGAACGCTTCACCAAGGCCACGGATGCCGTAGCCACGCTCTTCGTGCGTCGTGACAACGACTTCGTGCGTGTCGCCACCACACTCCGGGACGAGCAGGGCGAGCGGGCCGTCGGCACCCTGCTCGCCAGCGATCATCCCGCACTCCCGGCGCTGCTCGCCGGAGAGGAATTCATCGGGCGCGCCACCCTCTTCGGGCGCGATCACATGACTGTCTACCGGCCCATGCTGAACGCACGCCGCGAAGTCATCGGCGCGTTCTTCATCGGACTCGACATGACCGCTGGTCTGGACCATCTCAAGCACGAGATCCTGTCGATCCGGATCGGCGAGACCGGCTACTTCTACGCACTGGATGCCCGACCCGGACCGGATTTCGGGCGTCTGGTCATCCATCCAGCCCAGGAAGGCACCAACATCCTCGACGCCAGGGACGCCGACGGCCGGGCCTTCATCCGCGAGATCCTGGAGCGCAAGGAGGGCGTGATCCACTATCCCTGGATCAACCGCGAGACGGGCGAGACCGCGCCGCGCATGAAGGTGGTGGCCTACACCCACTTTCCGGCCTGGGACTGGGTGATCGGCGGCGGTTCCTACGACGACGAGCTGAGCCGCGACAGCGTCCTGCTGCGCAACCTGACGCTCGGCGCCGCCCTGGTCGTGGTGGCGGTGCTGGCGCTCATCCTCTTCTGGCTGACGCGGCGTCTGGTCGGCCGACCGCTTGGCGAGGCCACGCGGATCTTCGAGCGCATCGGCGCCGGCCATTACGACAACCCGATCGACACCACGAGACGCGACGAGATCGGCACACTGTTCGACGCCCTGGCGCGGATGCAGACGAGCCTCGACGCGCGCACCCGCGCCGATGCGCGCATCTCGGCCGAGGCGCTGCGCATCAAGAGCGCGCTCGACAAGTCCTCGACCAACATGATGGTGTCCGACCGCGACGGAATCATCATTTATGCCAACGAAGCCCTGCTCCGGATGCTGCGCCTGGCCGAATCCGACCTGAGGCGCGATCTGCCCGAATTCAGTGTCGACAGCCTGCTCGGGAGTCATCTGGACATCTTCCACCGTCAGCCCGAGCGTCAGCAGTCGATGCTGGCGACACTCCAGAACAATCACCTCGCTCAGGTCCGTCTCGGCGGGCGTACGTTCCGCATGATCTTCAATCCGGTCATCAATGATCAGGGTGAGCGTTTGGGCACTGTGGTCGAATGGACCGACCGCACCAGTGAGGTCGAGACCGAGACCGAACTGGCGTCGCTGCTGGAGGCCGCCGTCCAGGGTGATTTCTCGCGCCGCCTGACGCTGGAGGGCAAGACCGGGTTCTTCCACGAACTCGCCGATGGACTCAACCGGCTGGTCGATATCCTCTCGGCCGGACTGACTGACGTGGCCCAGGTGCTCGCGGCCATCGCTCAAGGTGATCTGAGCCGGCGTATCGAGTCGGACTATGCCGGCACCTTCGGCCGGCTCAAGGACGACACCAACCTGACGGTCGAGCGTCTGCGCGAGGTCGTCACCGGCATCAAGGAGTCGACCGACGCCATCAATACGGCGGCGACTGAGATCGCCTCAGGCAACAGCGACCTGTCGATCCGTACCGAGACCCAGGCCGGCACCCTGGAGAAAACCGCGAGCGCCATGGAAGAGCTGAATGCCACGGTCAAACAGAATGCCCACAATGCCCAGGAAGCCAATCAGCTCGCCCAGGACTCCAACCGGGTCGCGGCGCGCGGCGGCGAACTCGTCCGGCACGTGGTCGACAACATGGGGCGCATCCAGGATTCGAGTCGCCAGATCGCCGACATCATCGGCGTGATCGACTCCATCGCCTTCCAGACCAACATCCTGGCGCTCAATGCGGCCGTCGAGGCGGCGCGTGCCGGCGAGCAGGGACGCGGCTTTGCGGTGGTCGCCGCCGAGGTGCGCAATCTGGCGCAACGCAGCGGTCAGGCCGCCCGCGAGATCAAGACCCTGATCGTCGGTTCGGTCGAGCAGGTCGAAGACGGGGTGAAGCTGGTCGAGCAGGCCGGTCAGACGATGAACGAGATCGTCGACTCTTTCCAGCAGGTGACGACCCTCGTGACTGAAATCGCCGTGGCCAGCCGCCAGCAGAGCAGCGGTATCGAACAGGTCTCGCGCGCCGTGACTCAGTTGGACGAGGTCACGCAGCAGAACGCCGCCCTGGTCGAGGAAGCGGCGGCGGCGGCTGAGAGTCTGGAGGAGCAGGCGCGGTCACTGGCCAGGGCCGTGGCCCTGTTCCATCTGGACGGGCAGACGGTCGGCCAGGCGGCGGCCGCCATCGACCGAAGCGCGCCGACGGGTGGCCGTGGGGTCGCGGCGCTGCCGCGACCCGATCAGCGTGCCAGTTCGAGCAGCGCGTCCAGATCCAGACAGCGCTCGATGTGA
- a CDS encoding cobyric acid synthase produces MTDSAPTIRLELPPLGTYGPRRARALMIQGTASDVGKSLLVAGLCRAYTRRGLVVRPFKAQNMSNNAAVTADTDVPPGPDGEQPRGEIGRAQALQARACGVPPSIHMNPVLLKPQTNIGSQVVLRGRALGNCPARVYHEMRQGLMPAVLDSFERLCAEADLVLVEGAGSGAEIYLRHCDITNMHFAERADVPVVVVGDLDKGGTMASLVGTWLLLDQADRDRVVGYLVNKFRGDFSLFEPACDTITEITGWPFRGMVRWFEGASRLPAEDSLALERPAETTGGTLNVVIPRLSRVANFDDMDPLAAEPSVNLRWIEPGHPIPAETDVVILPGSKATRADLDVLRREGWDIDILAHVRRGGRVVGLCAGYQMLGRVVRDPRGIEGEPGETPGLGLLDIETEIGADKRLIEIAGRERQSGCRISGYEMHMGRTTGPGLERPWLRLEDGAGKVHPEGAITADGRVMGGYLHGIFGADEFRAHWLEQVGAQAARLDFEARIEAALDALADHIERCLDLDALLELAR; encoded by the coding sequence ATGACCGATTCAGCCCCCACCATCCGTCTCGAACTCCCCCCGCTCGGCACCTACGGCCCGCGCCGTGCGCGCGCTCTGATGATCCAGGGTACGGCCTCAGACGTCGGCAAGAGCCTGCTGGTCGCCGGGCTCTGTCGTGCCTACACCCGACGCGGGCTGGTGGTGCGCCCCTTCAAGGCGCAGAACATGAGCAACAACGCCGCTGTCACGGCCGACACCGACGTGCCGCCCGGCCCGGACGGCGAACAGCCGCGCGGTGAGATCGGACGCGCTCAGGCGCTCCAGGCGCGCGCCTGCGGCGTGCCGCCCTCGATCCACATGAACCCGGTGCTCCTGAAGCCCCAGACCAACATCGGTTCCCAGGTCGTGCTGCGCGGTCGTGCGCTCGGCAATTGTCCGGCGCGGGTCTATCACGAGATGCGCCAGGGGCTGATGCCGGCGGTGCTGGATTCCTTCGAGCGCCTCTGTGCCGAGGCCGATCTGGTGCTGGTCGAGGGGGCGGGCAGCGGCGCCGAGATCTATCTGCGCCACTGCGACATCACCAATATGCACTTCGCCGAACGCGCCGATGTGCCTGTGGTGGTGGTCGGCGATCTGGACAAGGGCGGAACCATGGCCTCGCTGGTCGGCACCTGGCTCCTGCTCGATCAGGCCGACCGCGACCGGGTCGTCGGCTATCTGGTCAACAAGTTCCGTGGGGACTTCTCGCTGTTCGAGCCGGCGTGCGACACCATCACCGAAATCACCGGCTGGCCGTTTCGTGGCATGGTGCGCTGGTTCGAGGGCGCTTCGCGCCTGCCGGCGGAGGACTCACTGGCGCTCGAACGCCCGGCCGAGACCACGGGCGGCACGCTCAACGTCGTCATTCCGCGTCTGTCGCGCGTGGCCAACTTCGACGACATGGATCCGCTGGCCGCCGAGCCGAGTGTGAATCTGCGCTGGATCGAGCCTGGACATCCAATCCCGGCCGAGACCGATGTCGTCATCCTGCCCGGTTCCAAGGCCACGCGCGCCGATCTGGACGTGCTGCGCCGCGAGGGCTGGGACATCGATATCCTGGCCCATGTGCGGCGCGGGGGGAGGGTCGTCGGACTTTGTGCCGGCTACCAGATGCTCGGGCGCGTGGTGCGCGATCCGCGCGGTATCGAAGGCGAACCGGGTGAGACGCCCGGACTGGGCCTGCTCGACATCGAGACCGAGATCGGCGCCGACAAGCGCCTGATCGAGATCGCCGGGCGCGAGCGGCAGAGCGGCTGCCGGATCAGCGGTTACGAGATGCACATGGGCCGCACCACCGGCCCTGGACTGGAGCGTCCCTGGCTGAGGCTGGAGGACGGCGCCGGCAAAGTGCACCCCGAAGGCGCCATCACCGCCGACGGTCGGGTCATGGGCGGCTATCTGCACGGGATCTTCGGTGCCGATGAATTCCGCGCCCACTGGCTCGAACAGGTCGGTGCCCAAGCGGCGCGTCTCGACTTCGAGGCGCGCATCGAAGCGGCTCTCGACGCGCTCGCCGATCACATCGAGCGCTGTCTGGATCTGGACGCGCTGCTCGAACTGGCACGCTGA
- the bchE gene encoding magnesium-protoporphyrin IX monomethyl ester anaerobic oxidative cyclase: MRILFIHPNYSAGAADIAGNWSPAWVAYIAGYLKSGGYQDYHFIDGLVDKLDDDQMREAIRAAQPDIIATTAMTPMIYAAQRVLQIAKEEHPNAITVLGGIHGTFMYEQVLGEAPWIDAIVRGEGEAVTLNLVRCIDEGRWPNERESVRGIAFRDESGKVIATEAEPSIKDVDSIWPDWGILEWKKYIYIPLGVPVATPNMARGCPFTCSFCSQWKFWRDYRVRNPKRMVDEIEELVKVHGVGFFILADEEPQINKKMFIEFCQELIDRDLGIHWGINTRVTDVMRDEDLLPFYRKAGLVHISLGTEAAAQLNLDRFVKETTIEQNKRAIQLLQKNGIVTEAQFIVGLENETRETLEETYQMVMDWGADMANWSMYTPWPFSDMFAEMGDKVEVFDYSKYNFVSPIMKPDNIDRAELLDGVMANYRRFYMRRMFFQYPWVRDPFRRKYLIGCIKAFLKSAMERRFYQLGKQNYWGPLFKKFIKFEYDKDRSKIVEPDHNAWKKAPPAKRPAVVSAVGAAPQACAGGSPKACGGGDEQMTDEQMEAVARASTGQSKQAEVA; the protein is encoded by the coding sequence ATGCGAATCCTTTTTATCCACCCCAACTATAGCGCCGGTGCCGCCGACATCGCCGGCAACTGGTCGCCGGCCTGGGTCGCCTATATCGCGGGCTATCTGAAGTCGGGTGGCTATCAAGATTACCATTTCATCGATGGTCTGGTGGACAAGCTCGACGACGACCAGATGCGCGAGGCGATCCGTGCCGCCCAGCCCGACATCATCGCCACCACCGCGATGACGCCGATGATCTATGCCGCCCAGCGCGTGCTGCAGATCGCCAAGGAAGAACATCCGAACGCCATCACCGTGCTCGGCGGCATCCACGGCACCTTCATGTACGAGCAGGTGCTCGGCGAGGCGCCCTGGATCGATGCCATCGTGCGCGGCGAGGGCGAGGCCGTCACCCTGAATCTGGTGCGCTGCATCGACGAGGGCCGCTGGCCGAACGAGCGCGAGTCCGTGCGCGGCATCGCCTTCCGCGACGAGTCGGGCAAGGTGATCGCCACCGAGGCCGAGCCGTCGATCAAGGACGTGGATTCGATCTGGCCGGACTGGGGCATCCTGGAGTGGAAGAAGTACATCTACATCCCGCTCGGCGTGCCGGTCGCGACCCCGAACATGGCGCGCGGCTGTCCCTTCACCTGTAGCTTCTGCTCGCAGTGGAAGTTCTGGCGCGATTACCGCGTGCGCAATCCCAAGCGCATGGTCGACGAGATCGAAGAGCTGGTGAAGGTCCACGGCGTGGGCTTCTTCATCCTCGCCGACGAAGAACCCCAGATCAACAAGAAGATGTTCATCGAGTTCTGCCAGGAACTCATCGACCGCGACCTGGGCATCCACTGGGGCATCAACACCCGCGTGACCGACGTCATGCGCGACGAGGATCTGCTGCCCTTCTACCGCAAGGCCGGGCTGGTGCACATCTCGCTCGGCACCGAGGCGGCGGCACAGCTCAATCTCGATCGCTTCGTCAAGGAGACCACGATCGAGCAGAACAAGCGCGCCATCCAGCTCCTGCAGAAGAACGGCATCGTCACCGAGGCGCAGTTCATCGTCGGTCTGGAGAACGAGACCCGCGAGACCCTGGAAGAGACCTATCAGATGGTCATGGACTGGGGCGCGGACATGGCCAACTGGTCGATGTACACCCCCTGGCCGTTCTCGGACATGTTCGCCGAGATGGGCGACAAGGTCGAGGTGTTCGACTATTCGAAGTACAACTTCGTCTCGCCGATCATGAAGCCCGACAACATCGACCGCGCCGAGCTGCTCGACGGCGTCATGGCCAACTACCGGCGCTTCTACATGCGGCGGATGTTCTTCCAGTATCCCTGGGTGCGTGATCCCTTCCGCCGCAAGTATCTGATCGGCTGTATCAAGGCGTTCCTGAAGAGCGCGATGGAGCGTCGCTTCTATCAGCTCGGCAAACAGAACTACTGGGGGCCGCTGTTCAAGAAGTTCATCAAGTTCGAGTACGACAAGGACCGCTCCAAGATCGTCGAGCCGGATCACAACGCCTGGAAGAAGGCGCCGCCTGCCAAGCGTCCGGCGGTCGTCAGCGCGGTCGGCGCGGCGCCCCAGGCCTGTGCTGGCGGCAGCCCCAAGGCGTGCGGCGGTGGCGACGAGCAGATGACCGACGAGCAGATGGAAGCCGTCGCGCGCGCCAGCACCGGCCAGTCCAAGCAGGCCGAGGTCGCCTGA
- the cobF gene encoding precorrin-6A synthase (deacetylating), with translation MKRLYLIGMGPGGPEYLTIQAIETLKRVDVFFMLEKEGRGKDELLRMRHDILQRYLGDSDYRVVTAISPERRMLPDGYRETVRAWHDTKRQLFARLIDEELQDGQSGALLLWGDPSLYDQTVTMIAELVDASDGALEFEIIPGITSVQVLTAKHKIPLNRVGESITITTGRHVEHCDPAEIHNAVVMLDYNASFQRFTGQDMDVYWGGYLGCPDEVLVSGPVDDVLDELLSTKARVREEKGWLLDIYLLRRRLDEGD, from the coding sequence ATGAAACGCTTGTATTTGATCGGCATGGGTCCAGGCGGCCCCGAATATCTCACGATCCAGGCCATCGAGACCCTGAAACGGGTCGACGTCTTCTTCATGCTGGAGAAGGAGGGACGCGGCAAGGACGAGCTGCTGCGGATGCGTCACGACATCCTGCAACGCTATCTCGGCGACTCGGACTATCGGGTCGTCACCGCAATCAGCCCGGAGCGGCGCATGCTCCCGGACGGCTACCGGGAGACGGTGCGCGCCTGGCACGACACCAAGCGCCAGCTCTTCGCGCGCCTGATCGACGAAGAGCTGCAAGATGGGCAAAGCGGCGCGCTACTGCTGTGGGGCGATCCTTCGCTCTACGACCAGACTGTGACCATGATCGCCGAGTTGGTCGACGCCTCCGACGGCGCGCTGGAGTTCGAGATCATCCCCGGCATCACCTCGGTGCAGGTGCTGACCGCCAAACACAAGATCCCGCTCAACCGTGTCGGCGAAAGCATCACCATCACCACCGGCCGCCATGTCGAACACTGCGACCCGGCCGAGATCCACAATGCCGTGGTCATGCTCGACTACAATGCCTCATTCCAGCGCTTCACCGGACAGGACATGGACGTCTACTGGGGCGGCTATCTGGGTTGCCCGGATGAGGTGCTGGTGTCCGGGCCGGTCGACGACGTGCTCGATGAACTGCTGAGTACCAAGGCGCGTGTTCGGGAAGAGAAGGGCTGGCTGCTGGACATCTATCTGTTGCGCCGGCGCCTGGATGAAGGCGACTGA
- a CDS encoding PilZ domain-containing protein produces MDTDFYADRRRSPRIPLAALVQLQSIDHLGDPGERGSPANPGGLSHDVSEGGMCLFTQIEHNVNERLLLAFEYVKMGCLNITSCEGSVVWSKPLSGDCRYMLGIRFRDVH; encoded by the coding sequence ATGGACACCGACTTTTATGCCGATCGCCGTCGATCCCCGCGTATTCCGCTCGCCGCGCTGGTTCAGCTTCAGTCGATCGACCACCTGGGCGATCCAGGGGAGAGGGGTTCGCCTGCAAATCCAGGCGGCTTATCGCACGATGTCAGCGAAGGCGGCATGTGTCTTTTTACACAAATAGAGCATAATGTTAATGAACGATTGCTGCTGGCCTTCGAATACGTGAAGATGGGTTGCCTCAACATCACGTCATGCGAAGGGTCCGTGGTCTGGTCCAAGCCATTGAGCGGGGACTGCCGCTATATGCTTGGAATCCGCTTCCGCGACGTCCATTGA
- a CDS encoding TatD family hydrolase encodes MLIDSHCHLDRVDLTTHDNDFGCLMRACAASGVSRMLCVGIDLEAYPAMRRLVDPYPEVDVAVGVHPNEAGGEAPSVERLLELAADPRVVAIGETGLDYYRLEDGEASGQHARFRTHIAAARACGKPLIIHTRQARADTIRLLREEGAGAVGGVLHCFTEDWEMARAGLDLGFYVSFSGIITFKSAESLREVARQVPLDRLLIETDSPYLAPVPYRGKPNEPTYLQHVAACIADLRGLDVERLAEVIVDNYSRLFVVDD; translated from the coding sequence ATGCTCATCGACTCACACTGCCACCTCGACCGGGTGGATCTCACGACCCATGACAATGACTTCGGATGCCTGATGCGTGCCTGCGCTGCATCCGGCGTCTCACGGATGCTCTGTGTCGGCATCGATCTGGAAGCCTATCCGGCGATGCGTCGTCTGGTCGATCCCTATCCCGAGGTCGATGTCGCCGTCGGCGTCCATCCGAACGAGGCGGGCGGTGAGGCGCCGAGCGTCGAGCGCCTGCTCGAACTGGCCGCCGATCCGCGCGTGGTGGCCATCGGTGAGACGGGACTCGACTACTATCGTCTCGAAGACGGTGAGGCGTCCGGTCAGCATGCGCGCTTTCGCACCCATATCGCCGCGGCGCGCGCTTGCGGCAAGCCGCTGATCATCCACACGCGCCAGGCGCGCGCCGACACCATCCGTCTGTTGCGCGAAGAAGGCGCCGGGGCGGTCGGCGGCGTGCTGCACTGTTTCACCGAGGATTGGGAGATGGCGCGTGCCGGGCTGGATCTCGGCTTCTATGTATCCTTCTCCGGCATCATCACCTTCAAGAGCGCGGAGTCGTTGCGCGAGGTGGCGCGCCAAGTGCCGCTCGACCGACTGCTGATCGAGACCGACTCACCCTATCTGGCTCCTGTGCCCTATCGCGGCAAACCCAACGAACCGACTTATCTCCAGCACGTCGCCGCGTGCATCGCCGATCTGCGTGGCCTGGATGTCGAGCGCTTGGCCGAAGTGATAGTGGACAATTATAGTCGTTTATTTGTCGTGGATGATTGA